The following proteins are encoded in a genomic region of Bernardetia sp. MNP-M8:
- a CDS encoding dihydrofolate reductase translates to MKISIITARSKNGVIGSNSSLPWKMPSDMRFFKQSTIFHHVLVGRKTYESFTIQLVDRPSLILTRKSDYEPKYEEDQTINTLEEGIKKAKEKNETELFIIGGGEIYKQALDKNLVTHMYITEIDAVIEGDTFFPEFDESEWNIIRKDDFTAGEKNDYDYSFVLYEKK, encoded by the coding sequence ATGAAAATTAGTATTATCACAGCACGCTCAAAAAATGGTGTCATCGGTTCAAATAGTTCACTTCCTTGGAAAATGCCTTCTGATATGCGGTTTTTTAAACAAAGTACGATTTTTCATCATGTCTTGGTAGGAAGAAAAACGTATGAAAGTTTTACTATTCAGCTTGTAGATCGTCCCTCTCTTATCTTGACAAGAAAGTCTGACTATGAGCCAAAATACGAAGAAGACCAAACTATAAATACATTGGAAGAAGGAATCAAGAAAGCTAAAGAGAAAAATGAAACAGAGCTTTTTATTATCGGAGGAGGGGAAATCTATAAACAAGCATTAGATAAAAATCTTGTTACCCACATGTACATAACTGAAATTGATGCAGTTATAGAAGGAGATACTTTTTTTCCAGAGTTTGATGAATCAGAATGGAATATCATCAGAAAAGATGATTTTACAGCAGGAGAAAAAAACGATTATGATTATAGTTTCGTTTTGTATGAGAAGAAATAA
- a CDS encoding DUF1573 domain-containing protein — translation MKITKYSFASLAFSFCLFLFLSAGAMAQGVFQFDVESFDFSTVEEGDKAEKTFTFKNTGNQPIILSNVRASCGCTTPNWTREPVMPGQTGKIDVSYNSAGRPGAFNKTITITSNATEATKVLTIRGNVVSDPANDPKMTVERTTVALGKIKKGEAVTYKISFKNDGKKQLQVHNLTSKCNCVKLAGRATANAGETQELEIVITPTQTGAFEDDIVIYTNSRAQGTTTIKLTGTVVEGSSSVLRNENSGF, via the coding sequence ATGAAAATCACAAAATACTCTTTTGCATCTTTAGCTTTTAGCTTTTGTTTATTCTTATTTTTATCAGCAGGCGCAATGGCGCAAGGCGTTTTTCAATTTGATGTAGAATCTTTTGATTTCTCAACAGTAGAAGAAGGAGACAAAGCTGAAAAAACATTTACTTTCAAAAATACAGGAAATCAACCAATTATTTTGAGCAATGTACGTGCTTCTTGTGGTTGTACTACTCCTAACTGGACTCGTGAGCCAGTTATGCCAGGTCAGACTGGTAAAATTGATGTAAGCTACAATAGTGCAGGTCGCCCAGGTGCTTTCAATAAAACAATTACAATTACTTCGAATGCAACTGAAGCTACAAAAGTTTTGACTATTCGTGGAAATGTAGTAAGTGACCCAGCAAATGATCCAAAAATGACAGTAGAACGTACTACAGTAGCTTTGGGTAAAATCAAAAAAGGAGAAGCTGTTACTTATAAAATTTCTTTCAAAAATGATGGAAAAAAACAACTTCAAGTTCATAACCTAACTAGCAAATGTAACTGTGTAAAATTAGCAGGAAGAGCTACTGCAAATGCAGGTGAAACACAAGAATTAGAAATCGTGATTACTCCAACACAAACGGGAGCTTTTGAAGACGATATCGTAATCTATACAAACAGCCGTGCACAAGGAACAACTACTATCAAACTTACAGGAACAGTAGTAGAAGGCTCTAGCAGCGTTCTTCGCAATGAAAATTCTGGATTCTAA